Proteins found in one Bremerella volcania genomic segment:
- a CDS encoding COG1361 family protein translates to MLLLTTLWIAIVSSGCAPLRVPRIDPTGQRIFAQDTTPVDCNLGCFNQQPAFQQPAPLSPCPAPGVTPLTPLPAPPKGLVDTEALQLSPSRVVAPVGTEVVLVAGLNRKKHLHEAGRPVNWILSRESVGYITEVGKDSNMFDLVSNRNYGVQGPDFATSSTLLCDKTIDRGTELPGDDVRVLKGQTWMSVSSASPGVSRVTALAPTFENWPARQQTATIYWVDAQWQFPAPVVVPAGDKAVLTTTVLRQTNRQPVEGWKVQYEVLDGPASAFLVNGRPAEQGAPIETRSDANGFATVELAPLSNQPGTAQVRVTIIQPNLDPESNAENLMLGSSVTTVTWSAPQLAVDMTGPQVAEFNAQAVYNINVQNAGDVAARNTLVSVILPPGLAYESSVPAAQQMGNRLEWAIGDLEARGFRQISLTTRVQQSGTIQNCVTATAEPGLRSEDCTSTQISVDAIHLEMTGPEAVTVGDPVVYEVTIQNTGDRPLTNLKLEDVFDDGLLYPNQQSPIFNDLGTLGIGQAKKIRLNFQTQTPGRFCHRLTVSADGVQGKSSTACVSVNPPPPEPTFTLELRAPASREVGQPILFRAVLTNTGATPLTNVVVEELIDPEFQITGRTDPARDEQNKVIWTFPRILPNQQAILEVQCQANRPVGQACNRISARTDEGITQNAQTCTSVTPSSQPAAEPPPAVGQNGQNGGGGNQPVTGQLEVTLTELQDGIPAGQNVRYYLTIKNGRNVDDQNVQIMLRLGEGMRFLRLNGPVNPQVSQSPDGLTVGVQPLQYLRAGEAVSFQVDIQTATPGKKIVKVEVRSQRSPQGVSVQEDTTVY, encoded by the coding sequence ATGTTGCTCCTTACGACGCTATGGATTGCGATCGTCAGCTCAGGCTGCGCGCCGCTTCGCGTCCCTCGCATCGATCCGACAGGACAGCGTATCTTCGCCCAGGACACAACCCCGGTCGATTGCAACTTGGGCTGTTTCAATCAGCAGCCTGCGTTCCAGCAGCCAGCTCCTCTTTCCCCCTGCCCCGCCCCTGGTGTCACGCCCCTGACACCCCTGCCTGCTCCCCCCAAGGGCCTTGTCGATACTGAGGCCCTACAGCTTTCCCCTTCGCGCGTCGTCGCTCCGGTCGGTACTGAAGTGGTGCTGGTTGCTGGTCTAAACCGTAAGAAGCACCTGCACGAAGCAGGCCGCCCGGTGAATTGGATTCTGTCGCGTGAGAGCGTCGGCTATATCACCGAAGTGGGCAAAGACTCGAACATGTTCGACCTGGTGTCGAACCGAAACTACGGCGTGCAAGGCCCGGACTTCGCGACCAGCAGCACCCTGCTTTGCGATAAAACGATTGACCGCGGCACCGAACTTCCCGGTGACGATGTGCGCGTGTTGAAGGGGCAAACCTGGATGTCGGTCAGTTCCGCTTCCCCTGGTGTGAGCCGCGTGACCGCTTTGGCGCCGACCTTCGAGAACTGGCCGGCACGCCAACAAACGGCAACCATCTATTGGGTCGACGCCCAGTGGCAATTCCCTGCCCCGGTCGTCGTTCCCGCAGGCGACAAGGCCGTGCTCACCACGACGGTGCTGCGTCAAACCAATCGCCAGCCGGTCGAAGGATGGAAGGTTCAATACGAAGTCCTCGATGGCCCAGCTTCCGCGTTCCTGGTCAATGGTCGCCCTGCCGAACAAGGGGCTCCAATCGAAACGCGCAGCGATGCCAACGGTTTCGCCACGGTCGAACTGGCACCTCTTTCCAATCAGCCAGGTACCGCCCAGGTACGTGTGACGATCATTCAGCCTAACTTGGATCCTGAGAGCAACGCCGAGAACCTGATGCTTGGCTCCAGCGTGACGACCGTCACGTGGAGTGCTCCGCAGTTGGCCGTCGACATGACCGGTCCGCAGGTTGCCGAGTTCAACGCCCAGGCCGTTTACAATATCAACGTCCAGAACGCCGGCGACGTCGCCGCACGCAACACCTTAGTCAGCGTGATCCTGCCGCCTGGGCTGGCGTACGAATCGAGTGTTCCGGCCGCTCAGCAAATGGGTAACCGCTTGGAATGGGCGATCGGCGACCTCGAGGCCCGCGGCTTCCGCCAGATCTCGCTGACGACCCGCGTCCAGCAATCCGGCACCATTCAAAACTGCGTGACCGCCACCGCCGAGCCAGGACTGCGAAGCGAAGATTGCACCAGCACGCAAATCTCGGTCGATGCGATTCACCTGGAAATGACCGGCCCCGAAGCCGTTACCGTGGGCGACCCCGTCGTGTACGAAGTGACGATCCAGAACACCGGTGACAGGCCGCTGACCAATTTGAAGTTGGAAGACGTCTTCGACGATGGTTTGCTTTATCCAAACCAGCAGAGCCCAATCTTCAACGACCTGGGTACGCTCGGTATCGGCCAGGCCAAGAAGATTCGCTTGAACTTCCAAACCCAGACGCCAGGACGCTTCTGCCACCGATTGACGGTCTCGGCCGACGGGGTGCAAGGGAAGTCTTCCACGGCCTGTGTTTCCGTCAATCCACCACCTCCGGAACCGACCTTCACACTGGAACTGCGAGCCCCAGCCAGCCGCGAAGTAGGCCAACCGATCCTGTTCCGTGCGGTGCTAACCAATACCGGTGCGACGCCACTGACCAACGTGGTGGTCGAGGAACTGATCGATCCCGAGTTCCAAATCACGGGACGAACCGATCCGGCCCGCGACGAACAGAACAAGGTGATCTGGACGTTCCCGCGCATCCTGCCAAACCAACAGGCCATCCTGGAAGTTCAGTGCCAGGCCAATCGCCCCGTGGGTCAGGCATGCAATCGCATCTCGGCTCGAACCGATGAGGGGATTACGCAGAACGCCCAGACATGCACGTCGGTCACGCCGTCTAGCCAGCCAGCCGCCGAACCTCCACCGGCGGTTGGTCAGAACGGACAGAATGGTGGCGGCGGCAATCAGCCCGTCACCGGCCAACTGGAAGTGACCCTCACCGAACTGCAAGACGGCATCCCGGCCGGACAGAATGTTCGCTACTATCTGACGATCAAGAACGGTCGTAACGTCGACGATCAGAACGTTCAGATCATGCTGCGACTTGGCGAGGGGATGCGGTTCCTAAGGCTCAACGGTCCGGTGAATCCGCAAGTATCGCAATCGCCGGATGGACTGACCGTGGGCGTGCAGCCGCTGCAATACCTCCGGGCCGGAGAGGCGGTCAGTTTCCAGGTCGATATCCAGACCGCCACGCCTGGCAAGAAGATCGTCAAGGTTGAAGTTCGCAGCCAACGATCCCCGCAAGGAGTTTCGGTCCAGGAAGATACGACCGTATACTGA
- a CDS encoding DNA polymerase ligase N-terminal domain-containing protein — MPRFAILHHITPENAEKPDHYDLLLEDGDVLKTYTLWNFPSVGEPATAIADFDHRMIYLDYEGPISDNRGEVTRADEGTFNWIIRQDDLVTVHLQGARLQGRLILQVQDSEGGSSSGDGSGAS; from the coding sequence ATGCCTCGCTTCGCCATCCTGCACCACATCACGCCTGAGAATGCTGAGAAGCCGGATCATTACGATCTGCTTCTCGAAGATGGGGACGTGCTGAAGACCTACACGCTCTGGAACTTCCCCAGCGTGGGCGAGCCGGCGACGGCGATTGCCGACTTCGATCACCGGATGATCTATCTTGATTACGAAGGCCCGATCTCCGACAACCGCGGCGAAGTGACCCGGGCCGACGAAGGGACGTTCAACTGGATCATTCGGCAAGACGACCTGGTAACGGTTCACCTGCAAGGCGCGCGGCTGCAGGGGCGATTGATTCTGCAGGTTCAAGATTCCGAAGGGGGCTCTAGCAGCGGCGACGGCTCAGGCGCGTCTTGA